Proteins from a genomic interval of Rhizoctonia solani chromosome 12, complete sequence:
- a CDS encoding membrane-associating domain protein: protein MGLSTHVRRGHPITFGLLIFFGIIEGSIATWLTARYKQHRNWLSISVRDRTHLLLFTSWWTVLLSGRPPDAVLALPLALTRLASALVHLIFLGITWVFWTAGAASITASMGGGINCSRVAEQVTYCNQLNALMGFAWVEWVLTTFALFVVIICAVRSARRGDGTRGALVVD, encoded by the exons ATGGGTCTCTCTACGCACGTCCGTCGCGGTCATCCCA TCACCTTTGGGCTCCTTATATTCTTTGGAATTATCGAA GGCTCCATTGCAACATGGCTCACGGCCCGGTACAAGCAGCATCGGAACTGGCTCAGCATTTCTGTTCGTGACCGAACCCATCTTCTCTTGTTCACAAGCTGGTGGACCGTGCTCCTCTCAGGTAGGCCACCTGATGCTGTGTTGGCGTTGCCGTTAGCACTGAC TAGGCTTGCTAGCGCGCTCGTTCACCTAATCTTCCTCG GAATTACTTGGGTATTCTGGACAGCGGGCGCCGCATCTATAACGGCCAGCATGGGCGGCGGCATCAATTGCTC ACGCGTCGCGGAACAGGTTACCTATTGCAACCAATTGAATGCGTTGATGGGGTTCGCATGGGTCGAATG GGTCTTGACGACTTTTGCACTTTTTGTGGTCATCATTTGTGCCGTCCGCTCGGCACGCCGTGGTGATGGAACCCGTGGCGCTCTCGTCGTTGACTAG
- a CDS encoding 1-phosphatidylinositol-4-phosphate 5-kinase, translating into MRTILVRHIGFLAEISRDSLLKKVSDHLCHLFVATTPQSEDHHLLARCSIRATMDSPVTLTTHNPFEDDDLGGQGGYALVTSIFSKMKNTFVATGPSGATTTSVPTPSVTVPTTGENTNKPANKAVNKVTSPTNPPSPVRAPSLKPATKSLKPGGSNPAPPLVSFAPIAVEQPRYIAEGASIAPQTYEGVEGLYGTSIPGFAIPDDARSVRTVASTKRGASISKVIRRIRGEETTGWMMNTARNVTTARAYSQLGDVNITVGCAANIISSTRFGQEGMIRVCNLCLQVLEDEGLDDDDDRRSVTSAATSAPVYHPFHYHQRSMSLSQSYQPPSPFSATGPRRTDEPFPLFSRGDLSLRHRLQYRAHDSDDSRPQTPTEILFSPEPAPAPAPFRRGANDDELEVGEEGMGEKEMELYLERTSRNSSNGARRNVAVGEGKGGKAFAFPGPTSGVVDSPGALQLETGAAVMDQTAAIIPNAAASTPGLSALNQTAPTNTSTPNTESSILFPASASSPETPAGLVPIPGIGPRRDSASAFGRERPRLGSGDRLRLNSFGNRLESFTGGRMDSFHSSHAGDRTPYLRSRVHSRLGEFSPISAEGDLGWRTRRESSAYAAELNAVSMFHLRIMIRQLLSRAQINQPKEGTFTHSGANNEEANENAGQKGGKSSIPEKGATSEWEDTLLRLSLKLASRLNVASTSGGANVDMDVRHFVKIKKIPGGRPRDSEYVDGAVISSNLAHKKMKRDLPLPRIMILAFSLEWQRRENEYLTLDSILAQEREYLRNLVARITALRPRLVLVERTVSRLALEYLMAANVAVARAVPPRSTKFVSRMTGAEVVPDIPALHRGPRLGECARFKIQTYDHHLIPGRRKSYMRFEGCDSHRSGCTIILRGADLDTLKKLKEVMRFIAFIVRNLKMESFLWKDCVVTMPGVTGEAVPTPTTGNSLSGIPTNGGDVSVLMRPRAKSFPGLSAKVANDPSSESGVGVTRWISPVLPEPSPVFEDDDTFSTDDEAEDEAVILSRQINASLRPYLTTFISVSATLRFFPPWPVRMMKEADDQLRSIKREWGEEQRQKEREKVTKSEEHLPQNANSEYQVDKESTPSVIVVGPADEPSGPRLHPSASLSSLRSTVSVSSINLPAVPSRIPTPAPSPLAPGPAISAPELRSPSELDVEARLADAKERHDVMRREWEWYLRRNRDDFAVEKYQQIALRSFVIPTASGSSSMTGSANLGQMENSHRPCFRPELVYKYYYGEGDQSLAHFIEETCSIPANSVCEAKDCNVLRIAHTQVFVHNESQVLISTEPWTGRIGAKQFNAPLYEGITTWSICRVCMQSTPLIPLSEEAGRYSFAKFLELHFYPADVLLMHGAGCSHNIYQHHIRYFHWHGMTVRFQTEKVTLHELVFPPTHIRVAADAAAQLAQLHPEQAQNISTLAGEMRERSVLQRNHIEQLIYKEYEESSTTDTLQLGRVRPIWQRIITQFDDEFGQLERLYLPNGYYVGTEKDFRRSVAQNKISKYVPEIMGSVFSTMDRKVISRFVDPERRQTGSKRESGQLVSSASEYESNVDSCAEPPNSETDVRPSSIDLPSPAEISGQDLDQPPAVATGNISVEALPIDELHDSTISAPQTRPEISLENSGIQPKIRADDQGPMPAPATIPGNPIVDIDNLGKDGTTRRYRRDQGCLPSEYSQRVSRLPRRTRPQPSVSDLVRQFQAVLPENFATGAFGYGPLARTSFMSDSEHDSEAQPRRVRGRPKVPVSKSKFQPRSRTFGSDFERSYAVNVAPRQTQSTVEAGPSRIPAPVQPVTLPLAETIQSGRSSPTHSMLDLPRRPMLSRTTTGSTIKNTNAATLEPLTATRKVSPNLNKSTKGKALARNPPRDPSTVRNTTSSISSRQGTRRITGSTINNTGSKVATQIRQFERLSKENEKANRRYAIIRGRRARPVATAKPKVEIFNNYEDALRDDESESGDSSSEADDEDEGEEDPNKLRVDTLDPILSVSDLTAHSMTLPAPATRDKDQDQQIIDINDSGKRNEHTETKLQVHPNHILDFTPESSLPSSPLIRPRDSGLGQGNYSEAEMSASADRRSFLYRMSSALSRIQAREYAAMNLSYPAAPTDHVFAESYITVREDEPTSIIALTLSAHDYRINMARALSSKHNKLAEKPEVFMPDNLSVGEAPSTWGIISHDDLPDPADVLKHPQTVSHQTYSYQSGDVTVTCKVLYAEQFQALRRSCDCDQIMIESLARCIKWDAAGGKSGSAFLRTRDERFIAKELSRQEADDMGKFAPKYFDYMSSALSEGRPSVLAKLFGFYQISLKNPMAGKSVKMNLLVMENLLYDRKFAHVYDLKGLTRGRKVRKTGRENEVLLDENLVQASLTEPYYLREHAKRILRTAIWNDTQFLEDANVMDYSMVVGVDNTKNQLVIGIVDFIRTYTWDKKFENLMKEKVLGGTNKGEGPTIVIPKQYGVRFRAAMEQYFPLLPDRWMKIRDSPETQETDKSIQRS; encoded by the exons ATGCGCACCATTCTAGTGAGACATATCGGCTTCCTCGCCGAAATATCACGAGATAGTTTGTTGAAGAA GGTCTCCGATCACCTTTGTCATTTGTTTGTCGCCACCACTCCACAATCCGAGGACCACCACCTCCTCGCGAGGTGCTCGATACGAGCAACGATGGACTCGCCTGTCACTCTTACTACTCACAATCCATTCGAAGACGATGATCTCGGAGGACAGGGTGGCTATGCTTTGGTCACTTCTATCTTTTCCAAGATGAAGAACACATTTGTCGCTACTGGACCATCGGGTGCCACTACCACTAGCGTGCCGACACCTTCGGTAACTGTTCCTACCACTGGCGAGAATACGAATAAACCTGCAAATAAAGCGGTGAACAAAGTCACATCACCAACCAATCCTCCATCACCTGTACGCGCACCATCCCTCAAGCCCGCAACAAAGAGTTTAAAGCCTGGTGGGTCGAACCCAGCTCCACCGCTCGTATCTTTTGCACCAATCGCAGTCGAGCAACCGCGATACATCGCCGAAGGAGCGTCTATCGCCCCCCAAACATACGAAGGAGTTGAGGGATTATATGGCACCTCGATCCCAGGGTTTGCGATTCCAGACGATGCCAGAAGTGTAAGGACAGTGGCGAGCACAAAGAGAGGAGCATCCATAAGCAAAGTCATCAGACGGATACGTGGAGAAG AGACTACTGGATGGATGATGAACACTGCAAGGAATGTTACGACTGCAAGAGCGTATTCACAACTTGGCGACGTAAACATCACTGTCGG ATGTGCTGCCAATATCATTTCGTCAACCCGTTTTGGGCAAGAAGGCATGATTCGTGTTTGCAATCTTTGCCTGCAAGTTCTCGAGGATGAAGGTCtggacgatgacgacgataGGCGTAGTGTCACTTCCGCTGCTACGTCTGCTCCTGTGTATCACCCGTTTCATTATCATCAACGCTCCATGTCGCTTTCGCAATCCTATCAACCTCCATCACCGTTCTCTGCAACTGGACCTCGCCGAACGGATGAGCCCTTCCCTCTCTTTTCCAGAGGGGATTTATCCTTGCGCCATCGGCTACAATATAGAGCACATGATTCCGATGACTCACGTCCCCAAACACCAACAGAAATATTGTTCAGTCCCGAACctgcaccagcaccagcgCCTTTTCGTCGTGGAGCCAATGACGATGAACTAGAAGTGGGAGAAGAGGGAATGGGGGAAAAGGAGATGGAGTTGTATCTTGAAAGGACGAGCCGAAATAGTAGCAACGGAGCTAGAAGGAACGTCGCAGTTGGAGAAGGAAAGGGAGGGAAGGCCTTTGCCTTTCCGGGCCCAACCTCTGGCGTTGTTGACTCACCAGGAGCGCTTCAGCTCGAAACCGGGGCTGCTGTCATGGATCAAACGGCCGCCATTATCCCTAATGCAGCGGCATCCACACCAGGCCTGTCTGCGCTGAACCAAACTGCTCCAACCAATACATCTACGCCCAATACCGAATCATCTATTCTTTTCCCTGCATCTGCATCGTCGCCCGAAACCCCCGCCGGCCTTGTGCCTATTCCTGGGATAGGACCGAGAAGGGATTCAGCCTCTGCATTTGGAAGAGAGAGGCCCCGACTGGGCTCTGGTGATCGCTTGAGACTCAATTCCTTTGGGAATCGACTTGAATCGTTTACTGGAGGAAGGATGGACTCATTCCATAGTTCGCACGCTGGGGATCGAACTCCATATCTTAGGAGCCGCGTGCATAGCCGGTTAGGAGAGTTCAGCCCTATCAGTGCCGAAGGAGACCTGGGTTGGAGGACTAGGAGGGAGAGCAGCGC TTATGCAGCCGAGCTTAACGCGGTTTCAATGTTTCATTTACGTATCATGATCAGGCAACTCTTGTCCCGAGCACAAATTAACCAACCGAAGGAGGGCACTTTTACGCACAGTGGGGCTAATAATGAAGAAGCAAATGAAAATGCAGGCCAGAAGGGCGGGAAGTCAAGTATACCAGAGAAAGGCGCGACGTCTGAGTGGGAGGATACACTCCTACGGCTTTCCCTCAAGCTGGCATCGAGATTGAATGTAGCTT CGACTTCGGGTGGGGCCAATGTCGATATGGATGTTCGGCACTTCGTTAAGATCAAGAAGATACCGGGTGGCCGGCCAAGAGATAGCGAATACGTTGACGGCGCAGTAATCTCTTCTAACCTTGCACACAAAAAAATGAAGCGAGATTTGCCTTTGCCACGGATAATGATTCTCGCCTTCTCACTCGAATGGCAACGCCGCGAAAATGAGTACCTTACTCTTGATTCAATCCTTGCCCAAGAACGCGAATACCTACGCAATCTTGTTGCACGCATCACGGCATTACGCCCACGTCTGGTTCTTGTGGAGCGCACCGTCTCGCGTCTTGCTTTGGAGTATCTTATGGCCGCGAATGTAGCCGTTGCGCGAGCGGTTCCGCCTCGATCGACCAAGTTTGTCTCGCGCATGACTGGTGCTGAGGTTGTGCCTGATATACCCGCGCTCCATCGTGGTCCACGCCTGGGTGAATGCGCACGGTTCAAAATACAGACTTATGATCACCATCTGATCCCCGGTCGTCGAAAGTCGTATATGCGGTTCGAAGGATGCGATTCACATAGATCCGGATGCACCATTATTCTCCGCGGGGCCGATCTCGACACACTCAAGAAACTAAAAGAAGTCATGCGTTTCATAGCATTCATTGTACGGAACTTGAAGATGGAGAGCTTCCTGTGGAAGGACTGTGTTGTTACTATGCCAGGCGTCACAGGTGAAGCCGTCCCAACACCGACTACAGGTAATAGCCTCAGTGGCATACCAACGAATGGGGGGGATGTCAGCGTTCTTATGCGCCCGCGAGCCAAATCTTTCCCTGGCCTCAGTGCAAAGGTGGCCAACGATCCTAGTTCAGAGTCAGGAGTTGGCGTTACCCGGTGGATTTCACCTGTTCTCCCCGAGCCTTCACCAGTTTTCGAGGATGACGATACGTTTTCTACCGATGACGAGGCAGAAGATGAGGCCGTAATATTGTCTCGCCAGATTAACGCCAGCCTGCGCCCGTATTTAACAACATTTATCTCAGTGAGCGCAACGCTTCGGTTCTTTCCCCCTTGGCCTGTGAGGATGATGAAGGAGGCGGATGATCAGCTTCGTTCTATCAAGAGAGAGTGGGGAGAAGAACAACGTCAGAAAGAACGGGAAAAAGTGACCAAATCCGAGGAGCACCTGCCCCAGAATGCAAACTCTGAGTATCAAGTAGACAAAGAAAGCACACCCTCTGTAATCGTTGTAGGTCCAGCTGACGAGCCATCTGGTCCCAGGCTTCATCCTAGCGCAAGTCTATCCAGCCTCCGCTCCACTGTTTCCGTTTCTTCAATAAACTTACCTGCGGTGCCTTCCCGCATTCCCACCCCTGCCCCCTCTCCACTCGCGCCTGGACCGGCCATCTCCGCTCCGGAACTCCGTTCTCCTTCGGAGTTGGATGTCGAAGCTCGACTTGCTGATGCGAAAGAACGCCACGACGTCATGCGCCGCGAATGGGAATGGTACTTACGCAGAAACCGGGACGACTTTGCGGTGGAGAAATATCAACAAATTGCTCTCCGTAGTTTTGTAATCCCCACTGCCAGTGGTTCGTCGTCTATGACCGGATCAGCCAATCTTGGACAAATGGAGAACTCACACCGTCCATGTTTCCGCCCCGAACTCGTATATAAATACTACTACGGCGAAGGTGACCAGTCTCTTGCACACTTTATCGAGGAAACGTGTAGCATTCCTGCCAACTCTGTCTGCGAAGCAAAAGACTGCAATGTGCTCCGGATCGCACACACACAAGTTTTTGTCCACAACGAGAGCCAAGTCCTAATCTCAACCGAACCATGGACAGGCCGGATAGGGGCAAAACAATTCAATGCACCGCTCTACGAGGGTATTACGACTTGGAGTATTTGTCGTGTTTGCATGCAAAGCACTCCACTCATTCCCTTAAGCGAGGAGGCTGGTCGTTACTCATTTGCCAAATTCTTGGAGCTGCACTTCTACCCGGCCGATGTCCTTCTTATGCACGGCGCTGGGTGTTCACACAACATATATCAGCACCATATTCGTTACTTCCATTGGCATGGGATGACTGTTCGATTTCAGACAGAGAAAGTAACTCTACACGAACTAGTTTTCCCTCCTACCCATATTCGC GTTGCAGCGGACGCAGCTGCTCAACTTGCTCAACTACACCCCGAGCAAGCTCAAAACATTTCCACATTGGCGGGGGAGATGCGTGAACGCTCGGTCCTCCAGCGCAACCACATCGAACAGCTCATTTACAAAGAATACGAAGAGTCTTCAACCACGGATACACTTCAGCTTGGTCGAGTACGCCCAATCTGGCAGCGTATTATCACCCAATTCGATGATGAGTTTGGCCAACTGGAGAGGCTGTATCTTCCAAACGGATATTATGTGGGCACAGAGAAAGACTTTCGTCGATCGGTAGCTCAAAACAAGATATCTAAATACGTGCCTGAGATAATGGGGAGCGTGTTCAGTACCATGGACCGTAAAGTGATTTCCCGCTTTGTCGACCCGGAACGACGCCAGACCGGGTCCAAACGCGAGTCAGGCCAACTTGTCTCGTCAGCATCCGAATATGAATCCAACGTCGATAGTTGCGCTGAACCGCCAAACTCAGAGACCGATGTGCGGCCATCTTCCATTGATCTTCCGTCTCCGGCTGAGATTTCTGGACAAGACCTGGATCAACCTCCGGCGGTGGCAACAGGCAACATTTCAGTCGAGGCGCTGCCCATAGATGAATTACA CGATTCGACCATCTCTGCCCCTCAAACGCGCCCTGAGATCTCTCTGGAAAACTCGGGCATTCAACCGAAAATTCGTGCAGACGATCAAGGTCCTATGCCAGCCCCAGCTACGATACCCGGCAACCCCATTGTGGATATTGATAACCTGGGAAAAGATG GAACGACACGACGCTACCGCCGAGACCAAGGATGCCTTCCGTCAGAGTATTCCCAACGAGTTTCCCGACTGCCTCGGCGCACGCGGCCACAGCCCAGTGTTTCCGACCTTGTCAGACAGTTTCAGGCCGTATTGCCCGAGAACTTTGCTACTGGCGCCTTCGGTTATGGGCCGCTAGCCCGAACCTCATTCATGTCGGATAGCGAGCATGATTCCGAAGCGCAGCCACGTCGAGTCCGTGGGCGTCCGAAAGTCCCAGTTAGCAAGTCCAAGTTTCAGCCAAGGTCTCGTACATTTGGTTCCGATTTCGAACGAAGTTATGCGGTAAACGTCGCCCCGCGTCAAACTCAGAGCACGGTCGAAGCAGGTCCTTCACGTATACCGGCCCCAGTTCAACCGGTCACATTACCCCTTGCAGAAACAATCCAATCGGGTCGTTCATCGCCCACGCACTCGATGCTTGATCTTCCAAGGCGACCCATGTTATCTCGGACCACCACCGGATCTACTATTAAGAACACTAATGCTGCTACGCTCGAGCCACTCACTGCCACACGCAAAGTATCTCCGAACCTCAACAAGTCAACTAAGGGAAAGGCTCTAGCAAGAAATCCACCTCGTGATCCCTCAACCGTGCGGAACACAACTTCAAGTATCTCTAGCAGACAAGGTACCCGGCGCATTACTGGATCTACGATAAACAATACTGGGTCTAAAGTAGCAACGCAAATTCGCCAATTTGAACGCTTATCCAAGGAAAACGAAAAGGCCAATCGGCGTTATGCGATCATTCGTGGCCGCCGCGCTCGCCCGGTTGCAACTGCCAAACCCAAAGTGGAGATCTTCAACAATTACGAGGATGCTTTACGGGATGACGAATCAGAAAGCGGCGATTCTTCTAGCGAGGCcgatgatgaagacgaaGGCGAGGAAGATCCCAACAAACTGCGAGTTGATACGTTGGATCCCATATTGTCCGTCTCGGACCTCACAGCGCACTCTATGACCCTCCCAGCGCCGGCTACGAGAGATAAAGATCAAGACCAGCAGATTATTGATATAAATGACTCTGGGAAACGCAACGAGCATACTGAAACGAAGTTGCAAGTGCACCCCAATCATATACTGGACTTTACTCCCGAATCGTCTCTGCCCTCTTCTCCTCTCATTCGACCCCGGGACTCTGGTTTAGGACAAGGAAATTACAGTGAAGCGGAGATGAGTGCTAGCGCAGACCGACGATCCTTTTTGTATCGGATGTCCTCGGCGTTATCACGAATACAGGCACGGGAGTATGCCGCGATGAATCTTTCATATCCAGC TGCCCCTACGGATCATGTCTTTGCTGAATCGTATATCACAGTGCGGGAAGACGAGCCAACCTCTATCATCGCTCTCACTCTTAG TGCGCATGATTACCGCATCAATATGGCAAGGGCTCTCAGTTCGAAGCACAATAAGCTCGCCGAGAAACCAGAGGTTTTCATGCCAGACAACCTCTCGGTTGGCGAAGCACCTTCGACGTGGGGCATTATTAGCCATGATGACTTGCCAGACCCAGCAGATGTCTTGAAGCATCCCCAGACTGTTTCTCACCAAACTTATA GTTACCAAAGTGGTGACGTTACTGTTACTTGCAAGGTCCTGTATGCAGAACAATTCCAAGCCCTGCGACGGAGCTGTGACTGCGATCAGATCATGATCGAATCCCTTGCACGTTGTATAAAGTGGGATGCAGCCGGAGGGAAGTCAGGATCGGCGTTCCTTAGGACCCGAG ACGAACGATTTATTGCCAAGGAGCTCTCAAGACAAGAGGCGGATGACATGGGAAAATTTGCGCCCAAGTATTTCGATTACATGTCTAGTGCACTGAGCGAAGGG CGTCCCAGCGTTTTGGCCAAGCTTTTCGGCTTCTATCAAATCAGCCTGAAAAACCCAATGGCAGGCAAATCTGTGAAAATGAATCTACTGGTGATGGAAAATCTTCTATACGATCGGAAGTTTGCGCAT GTTTACGATTTAAAGGGGCTGACGCGCGGAAGGAAGGTACGAAAAACTGGTCGCGAGAATGAAGTGCTACTGGACGAAAACCTTGTTCAAG CCTCCCTCACCGAACCTTACTATTTGAGAGAACATGCAAAGCGCATTCTTCGTACCGCTATCTGGAATGATACCCAATTCCTGGAAGATGCCAATGTCATGGATTACTCGATGGTTGTTGGTGTGGACAATACGAAGAACCAGTTAGTTATTGGGATAGTTG ACTTCATCCGAACCTATACATGGGACAAGAAGTTTGAGAATCTTATGAAGGAAAAAGTCCTTGGAGGTACCAATAAAGGCGAAGGGCCTACGATTGTTATACCCAAGCAATACGGGGTACGATTCCGTGCTGCAATGGAGCAATACTTCCCTTTG TTGCCTGATCGATGGATGAAGATCCGTGATTCACCAGAAACACAGGAGACAGACAAATCGATCCAACGTTCGTGA